In a single window of the Anaerotruncus rubiinfantis genome:
- a CDS encoding polysaccharide deacetylase family protein: MKAFVSTALALALIVSMAACTSRKNESPSSSVAPSSSAAPSSSIASSLPSSSHAESGLASDLESGVDEIISGAESLVTPTMSTDFDKIGALDPAAVTWGPGVQVDPETNRTTACEQLQEKYGKYNAYFIAPAGSNKFYLTFDEGYENGYTPAILDVLKEKGVSAVFFVTGDFVRSNPELVQRMIDEGHVVGNHTNHHKVPVEQADVETCYQDIKELHDLVAEQFGYDMYLYRPPQGLFSEQTLAMVQDLGYTTVLWSFAYADWDPDKQMGSEAALQKTTKMLHDGGIYLLHAVSKDNAAILGELIDEAESRGMKICKWDLPVIEPDE, translated from the coding sequence ATGAAAGCGTTTGTTTCTACCGCTTTAGCGCTTGCTTTGATCGTTTCCATGGCTGCGTGTACCTCGCGCAAAAATGAATCGCCTTCGTCGAGTGTCGCTCCGTCTTCTTCGGCGGCTCCGTCCTCCTCGATCGCATCTTCGCTGCCGTCCTCTTCCCATGCGGAATCGGGCCTTGCGTCCGATCTTGAGAGCGGCGTCGACGAGATCATTTCCGGCGCGGAAAGCCTTGTGACTCCGACCATGAGCACCGATTTTGATAAAATCGGTGCTCTGGACCCGGCCGCAGTTACCTGGGGCCCGGGCGTCCAGGTGGATCCCGAAACCAATCGCACTACCGCATGTGAACAACTTCAAGAAAAATACGGAAAGTATAACGCTTATTTCATCGCACCAGCAGGCAGCAACAAATTCTACTTAACCTTTGACGAGGGTTATGAGAACGGTTACACCCCCGCCATCCTGGATGTACTTAAAGAAAAAGGCGTGAGCGCGGTCTTTTTTGTCACCGGCGATTTTGTCCGCTCGAATCCGGAGCTCGTCCAGCGGATGATCGATGAGGGGCATGTGGTCGGCAACCACACCAACCACCACAAGGTCCCGGTTGAACAGGCGGATGTGGAAACCTGTTACCAGGACATCAAGGAGCTGCATGATCTGGTCGCGGAGCAATTCGGTTACGACATGTACCTCTACCGTCCGCCGCAGGGACTTTTCAGTGAACAGACCCTGGCCATGGTGCAGGACCTTGGTTACACAACTGTGCTTTGGAGCTTCGCCTATGCGGACTGGGACCCGGATAAGCAGATGGGTTCCGAAGCGGCGCTGCAAAAGACCACCAAAATGCTGCACGACGGCGGTATCTACCTGCTGCATGCGGTCAGCAAGGACAACGCGGCAATCCTGGGAGAGCTGATCGACGAGGCGGAATCGCGGGGTATGAAGATCTGTAAATGGGACCTGCCGGTAATCGAACCAGACGAATAG
- a CDS encoding M14 family metallopeptidase, translating into MFDGFYKAPPSYDRIHRAVCELGETYPFLRAFPIGKSVLGRSIYALGFGELYRGSLFVGGVHGMEWLTTLLLFRFAEDLLRAMTTGEPLAEIDVARALENRSIVIIPCLNPDGVEISVNGAGSAKHLCEFVEKVSGGDTSRWQANARGIDLNHNFDAGFAKVKEMEHAAGICCPAPTRYGGTIPHSEPESLALVNFCRAMNVRQAYAYHSQGEEIYYRYGECTPARSQLMAQVLSAASGYRLAAPEAMASHGGFKDWFIEKLHRPAFTVEIGRGCNPLPVEELEPIYARLLEMLLISILL; encoded by the coding sequence ATGTTCGACGGATTTTATAAAGCACCGCCCAGTTATGACCGCATCCACCGGGCGGTCTGTGAACTGGGAGAAACCTATCCCTTCCTGCGCGCCTTCCCAATTGGGAAATCGGTGCTCGGCCGGAGCATTTACGCGCTTGGGTTTGGGGAGCTTTACCGGGGCAGCCTGTTCGTGGGCGGCGTGCATGGAATGGAATGGCTGACCACGCTGCTGCTCTTCCGGTTTGCAGAGGATCTGCTGCGCGCGATGACAACCGGAGAGCCGCTCGCGGAGATCGACGTTGCGCGCGCATTGGAAAACCGTTCGATTGTGATTATCCCCTGCCTCAATCCGGACGGGGTGGAAATTTCCGTGAACGGCGCGGGAAGCGCCAAACATCTGTGCGAATTCGTGGAAAAGGTAAGCGGCGGCGACACATCCCGCTGGCAGGCAAACGCGCGCGGGATTGATCTTAACCACAACTTTGACGCGGGATTTGCCAAGGTCAAGGAGATGGAACACGCGGCGGGAATCTGCTGTCCGGCGCCGACCCGGTATGGCGGCACCATACCGCATAGCGAACCGGAAAGCCTGGCGCTGGTGAACTTTTGCCGGGCGATGAATGTGCGCCAGGCATATGCATATCATTCACAGGGCGAAGAAATCTATTACCGTTACGGCGAATGCACCCCAGCCCGCTCCCAGCTAATGGCACAGGTGCTGTCCGCCGCATCGGGTTACCGGCTTGCCGCGCCGGAAGCGATGGCGTCGCACGGAGGATTCAAGGATTGGTTTATTGAAAAACTGCACCGCCCCGCGTTCACTGTGGAAATTGGCCGCGGCTGCAATCCGCTTCCGGTGGAGGAGCTCGAGCCGATTTACGCCCGGCTTCTGGAAATGCTGCTTATCTCGATCCTCCTATAA
- a CDS encoding Na/Pi cotransporter family protein, with protein sequence MDLFGFIKLLGGLAMFLYGMSLLGTGLERVSGGRLEKTLESLTSTVVKGVLLGAVVTAAIQSSSATTVIVVGLVNARVLKLRNAIGVIMGANIGTTITAHILRLSDLQSDNFFLLLLKPATLAPLASIIGVVLFMAAKRSKIKDIGQTMIGFGILFTGMFAMEAAVMPLSEQPAFRNLFATFANPIIGVLVGTFVTAAIQSSAASIGILQALSSTGFVTYSMAFPIIMGQNIGTCITPILASIGASKNAKRTAAVHVCFNILGTLIFIAFCYTYQSLVGFSFWELPIDKGGIANFHTIFNVCTTLLFIPLAGVLEKLACTIVRDKKGDGEIDITAITLDERLMVSPGLAVNHAREAVAQMGMLARNNYHTAVGLLLGTFDLKTVERLNETEDVVDKMEDRVETYLLKLSEKKLTDNESRSISELLHTCGEFERIADHSQNICECAQRMYDSGSKFSKRATEEMGIICDAVGEIVDLALDSFQRVNLTAAGSVEPLEEIIDEMEETLKDKHIERLRKGKCTVDAAFPFVEALSNLERIADHCSNVGVSVLTYDGAHGAIDRHEYVQKTRKEHAEQFQDKYIVYSTKYFNKIKK encoded by the coding sequence GTGGACCTTTTCGGTTTTATTAAGCTGCTCGGCGGCTTGGCAATGTTCCTCTATGGCATGTCCCTGCTCGGAACCGGTCTCGAACGTGTTTCCGGCGGCCGCCTCGAAAAAACCCTCGAAAGTCTGACCAGTACCGTTGTCAAAGGCGTCTTGCTCGGTGCTGTCGTCACCGCCGCCATCCAGTCCTCTTCCGCAACCACTGTCATCGTCGTCGGCCTTGTCAATGCCCGCGTCCTGAAACTGCGTAACGCCATCGGCGTGATTATGGGCGCAAATATTGGTACCACCATCACAGCGCATATCCTGCGGCTTTCAGATTTGCAGTCGGATAATTTCTTTCTCCTGCTCCTCAAACCCGCAACCCTTGCCCCGCTTGCCTCCATCATCGGCGTGGTGCTCTTTATGGCGGCAAAACGCAGCAAGATCAAAGATATTGGACAAACCATGATTGGGTTCGGAATCCTCTTTACCGGTATGTTCGCCATGGAAGCCGCGGTTATGCCTCTGAGCGAACAGCCCGCTTTCCGCAACCTCTTCGCAACCTTTGCCAACCCGATTATCGGTGTGCTCGTCGGTACTTTTGTCACCGCTGCCATCCAGTCCTCCGCGGCGTCCATCGGTATTTTGCAGGCGCTGTCCTCCACCGGGTTCGTCACCTATTCCATGGCCTTTCCCATTATCATGGGCCAGAATATCGGTACCTGCATCACCCCCATTCTCGCTTCGATCGGCGCTTCCAAAAATGCAAAACGGACTGCGGCTGTGCATGTCTGTTTCAATATCCTGGGTACCCTCATTTTTATCGCGTTCTGTTATACCTATCAGTCGCTGGTCGGTTTCTCCTTCTGGGAGCTGCCGATCGATAAAGGCGGAATCGCAAACTTCCATACCATCTTCAACGTCTGCACCACCCTCCTGTTTATCCCGCTGGCAGGCGTGCTGGAGAAGCTCGCATGTACCATTGTCCGCGATAAAAAAGGCGACGGCGAGATCGATATTACCGCCATCACGTTGGATGAACGTCTCATGGTCTCCCCTGGCCTTGCTGTGAACCATGCCCGTGAAGCGGTCGCACAGATGGGGATGCTTGCCCGGAATAATTATCACACGGCGGTTGGATTGCTGCTGGGTACCTTCGACCTGAAAACAGTCGAACGGCTCAATGAAACCGAAGATGTAGTCGATAAAATGGAGGACCGGGTTGAGACCTACCTGCTCAAACTTTCGGAAAAGAAATTGACCGATAACGAGAGCAGGAGCATTTCGGAATTGCTGCACACCTGCGGGGAATTTGAACGCATTGCGGATCATTCGCAGAATATTTGCGAGTGCGCGCAGCGGATGTATGATTCCGGCAGCAAGTTCTCCAAGCGTGCCACCGAGGAGATGGGCATCATCTGCGATGCGGTCGGTGAAATTGTGGATCTCGCGCTCGATTCTTTCCAGCGGGTCAACCTGACCGCTGCCGGAAGTGTGGAACCGTTGGAGGAGATCATTGACGAGATGGAGGAAACGCTCAAGGACAAGCATATTGAACGCTTGCGCAAAGGCAAATGTACCGTCGATGCAGCCTTCCCGTTTGTGGAGGCGCTCTCAAATCTCGAGCGCATCGCCGACCATTGCTCGAATGTCGGTGTTTCGGTTCTGACCTATGACGGCGCGCATGGAGCGATCGACCGCCATGAATATGTCCAGAAGACGCGCAAGGAACATGCGGAGCAGTTCCAGGATAAATATATCGTCTACAGCACGAAGTATTTCAACAAAATTAAAAAGTGA
- a CDS encoding GGGtGRT protein has product MVKFEGQERRMPKIEACLKEYGMSSLEEARENCLAKGIDVEKIVKGVQPIAFENAVWAYTLGVAIALKKDCKKAADAAEALGIGLQAFCVPGSVAETRAVGLGHGNLGAMLLRDETKCFCFLAGHESFAAAEGAIGIARNANKARKEPLRVILNGLGKDAAYIISRINGFTYVKTDYDFATGELKVLGETAYSDGERAKVKCYGANDVLEGVAVMKHEKVDVSITGNSTNPTRFQHLVAGTYKKWSYENDVKYFSVASGGGTGRTLHPDNMAAGPASYGLTDSMGRMHGDAQFAGSSSVPAHVEMMGLIGMGNNPMVGATVACAVAVEEALR; this is encoded by the coding sequence ATGGTAAAGTTTGAAGGACAGGAAAGAAGAATGCCCAAAATTGAGGCCTGCCTCAAAGAGTATGGCATGTCTTCTCTTGAAGAAGCCCGTGAAAACTGCCTTGCAAAAGGCATTGACGTGGAAAAGATCGTCAAAGGCGTCCAGCCGATCGCGTTTGAGAACGCGGTCTGGGCCTATACCCTTGGCGTTGCGATCGCCCTGAAGAAAGACTGTAAAAAAGCCGCGGACGCGGCCGAAGCCCTCGGCATCGGCCTGCAGGCGTTCTGTGTGCCCGGATCGGTCGCGGAAACCCGCGCTGTTGGCCTCGGCCACGGCAATTTGGGCGCAATGCTCCTGCGCGACGAGACCAAATGCTTCTGCTTCCTCGCCGGACATGAGTCCTTCGCGGCCGCGGAAGGCGCCATCGGCATCGCCCGCAACGCGAACAAGGCCCGCAAGGAACCGCTGCGCGTCATCCTCAACGGCCTGGGCAAGGATGCGGCCTATATCATCTCCCGCATCAACGGCTTCACCTATGTCAAAACCGATTACGATTTTGCCACCGGCGAGCTGAAGGTTCTGGGCGAGACCGCCTATTCGGACGGCGAGCGCGCGAAGGTCAAATGCTATGGCGCCAATGACGTGCTTGAAGGCGTCGCGGTCATGAAGCATGAGAAGGTCGATGTTTCGATCACCGGCAACTCCACCAACCCCACCCGTTTCCAGCACCTGGTCGCGGGCACTTATAAGAAATGGTCCTACGAGAACGACGTCAAGTACTTCTCGGTCGCTTCGGGCGGCGGCACCGGCCGCACCCTGCACCCGGACAACATGGCGGCCGGCCCGGCTTCCTACGGACTGACCGACTCGATGGGCCGCATGCACGGCGACGCGCAGTTCGCGGGTTCCTCTTCGGTCCCGGCGCACGTCGAAATGATGGGCCTCATCGGCATGGGCAACAACCCCATGGTCGGCGCGACGGTCGCCTGCGCGGTGGCTGTCGAAGAAGCGCTCAGATAA
- a CDS encoding GNAT family N-acetyltransferase yields MIIRKASQADIPDISRIYARSWKAAYRGMVPQPYLDRLPDGHWVEAFTGWFSEGLYEALLICDGQIPVGCAAFGPSRDEKCPGPQWAEIQSLYLLPEYIGRGYGKALFGAVLSALETAGFEAAYLWVLRENERARRFYAAAGFSGNGDLYTVEIEGKLLTDDRFIRRLRDIT; encoded by the coding sequence GTGATCATCCGAAAGGCATCCCAAGCTGATATTCCGGACATCAGCCGCATCTATGCGCGCAGCTGGAAGGCGGCCTATCGCGGTATGGTGCCGCAGCCGTACCTGGACCGGCTGCCGGACGGCCACTGGGTGGAGGCTTTCACCGGCTGGTTTTCCGAGGGACTCTATGAGGCGCTGCTCATCTGCGACGGGCAAATCCCGGTCGGCTGCGCCGCATTCGGCCCCTCCAGAGATGAAAAATGTCCCGGTCCGCAGTGGGCGGAGATCCAGTCGCTCTACCTGCTGCCCGAATATATTGGCAGGGGTTATGGGAAAGCCCTGTTTGGGGCAGTGCTTTCCGCCCTGGAAACAGCAGGTTTTGAGGCCGCCTATCTCTGGGTGCTGCGCGAAAACGAACGTGCAAGGCGATTCTATGCGGCTGCGGGTTTCTCTGGAAATGGCGATCTTTACACGGTGGAAATCGAAGGGAAGCTTTTGACCGACGACCGCTTCATTCGGCGGCTGCGGGATATAACGTAA
- a CDS encoding NUDIX domain-containing protein: MTHFEKTIDSTRIYEGRILNLRRDTVELENGKTSTREVVEHNGGVAVIALDEDGTIFFVSQYRYPFADVLLELPAGKLEKGEDPAAAGRRELEEECGCTAQTFEPLGKLYPTCAYDTEIIHLFYAKNLHASQQRLDENEFLTVQKIPVEKAVAMVLDGEIPDAKTQLGILKFAALQNAGRI, encoded by the coding sequence ATGACACATTTTGAAAAGACGATCGACTCTACCCGGATTTATGAAGGCCGCATCCTGAATCTGCGGCGGGACACGGTGGAATTGGAAAACGGGAAGACTTCCACCCGCGAAGTGGTGGAACACAACGGCGGGGTCGCGGTGATCGCTTTGGATGAGGATGGAACGATCTTCTTTGTGTCACAGTACCGTTATCCGTTTGCAGATGTATTGTTGGAGCTGCCTGCGGGCAAGCTCGAAAAGGGCGAGGACCCAGCCGCGGCCGGACGGCGCGAGCTGGAGGAGGAGTGCGGCTGCACGGCACAAACTTTCGAGCCGCTCGGCAAGCTTTACCCGACCTGTGCCTATGACACCGAAATCATCCATCTTTTCTACGCAAAAAATCTCCATGCATCACAGCAGCGCCTTGATGAGAACGAGTTTTTAACCGTTCAGAAAATTCCTGTGGAAAAAGCGGTTGCCATGGTATTGGATGGGGAAATTCCCGATGCCAAAACCCAACTTGGCATCCTGAAATTCGCGGCGCTGCAAAACGCCGGCCGGATCTGA
- a CDS encoding class I SAM-dependent methyltransferase translates to MDKSAQIAYFDERAETWDEICSHNPDKLRTLVTLCGIAPGARVLDVGCGTGVLTPYLLERQPKQVVGVDFSPRMIALAKQKCDDARVEYRCQDVMELSDGEFDLAVVYSAFPHFENRGSLIRQLHHLLLPGGRVMICHSQGRSEINALHQGSAPGLSMPLPAAQTLAHTLAPCFDVDLAVDTPALYAVSGVSCML, encoded by the coding sequence ATGGATAAATCTGCACAGATTGCATATTTTGATGAACGCGCTGAAACATGGGACGAAATCTGCTCCCACAATCCGGACAAGCTGCGTACACTGGTCACCCTATGCGGGATTGCCCCAGGGGCACGGGTACTCGATGTGGGATGCGGCACAGGCGTGCTGACGCCCTATCTGCTCGAACGGCAGCCGAAACAGGTGGTCGGCGTGGATTTTTCCCCTCGGATGATCGCACTTGCAAAGCAAAAATGCGATGATGCACGCGTGGAATACCGCTGTCAGGATGTGATGGAGCTTTCCGACGGCGAATTTGACCTTGCCGTGGTTTACAGCGCTTTCCCGCACTTTGAAAACCGCGGGAGCCTGATCCGACAGCTTCATCATCTTCTTTTGCCGGGCGGCCGGGTGATGATCTGTCATTCGCAGGGCAGATCCGAGATCAACGCCCTGCACCAGGGCAGCGCTCCCGGGCTTTCGATGCCGCTTCCAGCCGCGCAGACGCTTGCGCACACGCTGGCGCCCTGTTTCGACGTGGACCTTGCGGTGGACACTCCGGCGCTTTATGCGGTTTCCGGCGTGTCATGCATGCTTTAA